A stretch of the Tautonia marina genome encodes the following:
- a CDS encoding HNH endonuclease gives MALVTSLEQNQKVRHSVHRPTRCLYAIVDGSAGERYLQLDTVGSADREIPDKVSQSIQFDRQAAGQLLGLLLKAFPDLASSIDEISDTEEPSSDDSEEEGFEGRTQLILHRSKERNPRLIRRKKRRILTETGKLLCEVCGFDFTLVYGHLGSGFAECHHRVPIATLNGETPTRLSDLAIVCANCHRMLHRPPGHTIEQLRAIVRECRNKIS, from the coding sequence ATGGCGTTAGTGACCTCGCTGGAGCAAAACCAAAAGGTACGTCATTCGGTCCACCGCCCAACCCGCTGTCTCTACGCAATCGTCGATGGCAGCGCAGGCGAACGCTATCTTCAGCTTGATACGGTTGGATCAGCAGATCGTGAGATTCCGGATAAAGTCAGTCAGTCCATTCAATTCGACCGACAAGCTGCGGGTCAGCTCTTGGGGCTCCTGCTCAAGGCGTTTCCGGATTTGGCCTCCTCAATCGACGAGATCTCGGACACTGAGGAACCCAGCAGCGATGACAGTGAGGAGGAAGGATTCGAAGGCCGGACACAGCTCATACTGCATCGCTCCAAAGAGCGAAACCCACGATTAATCCGTCGAAAGAAACGGCGAATTCTTACTGAAACAGGTAAGCTTCTCTGCGAAGTATGTGGGTTCGACTTTACTCTTGTATACGGGCATCTTGGGTCTGGGTTTGCGGAGTGTCATCACCGCGTTCCCATCGCGACTCTCAATGGTGAAACTCCGACTCGCTTAAGTGATTTGGCGATTGTTTGCGCGAATTGTCACCGCATGCTCCATCGTCCTCCTGGTCACACGATCGAGCAATTACGAGCGATTGTTCGGGAGTGTCGGAACAAGATTTCGTAA
- a CDS encoding mandelate racemase/muconate lactonizing enzyme family protein, with the protein MKIARVDSFAVEVPQKPPIAPYHSRYRGASSTFSILIRLETETGLEGWGETPQVYLGTQLTGREAEGLRSMLLGIDPTNIMAVYEDLKFDHIYIQSAVEMALWDLTGKIYALPLFRLLGGPYRREIELAACMGIQSYERAGEIAKLYVEMGFSTLKTKAGRDPEEDLAMVRGVRDAVGDRLELRIDPNTGYSPEVCEQLAKDLEPYRLQYFEQPMPEDLIDDSARIRTLTSTPLALNESVTTLARVRTILEKQAADVLLPDTYQCGGIWATKLVAEVAASAGVPCVVHCSHDLGPKTAAMLHLAASTPNFPLANDCTYYGLVDDVITHPFSIESGRMAVPEAPGLGIEVDLEKVRKYQLDASSS; encoded by the coding sequence ATGAAAATCGCCCGCGTCGATTCGTTCGCTGTCGAGGTGCCGCAAAAACCCCCGATCGCCCCCTATCACAGCCGGTATCGCGGTGCCTCGTCCACCTTCTCCATTCTCATCCGCCTGGAAACCGAGACCGGCCTCGAAGGCTGGGGAGAAACCCCCCAGGTTTACCTCGGCACCCAACTCACCGGACGAGAGGCCGAAGGGCTTCGCTCGATGCTCCTGGGAATCGATCCCACGAACATCATGGCCGTGTATGAAGACTTGAAGTTCGATCACATCTACATTCAGAGCGCCGTCGAGATGGCCCTCTGGGATCTGACCGGAAAGATCTACGCCTTGCCTCTGTTCCGCCTGCTCGGCGGCCCTTACCGGCGCGAGATTGAGCTGGCCGCCTGCATGGGCATCCAATCGTATGAACGCGCCGGTGAAATCGCGAAGCTTTACGTCGAGATGGGCTTCTCGACCCTCAAGACCAAGGCCGGGCGTGATCCCGAGGAAGATCTGGCGATGGTTCGCGGCGTTCGAGACGCCGTCGGCGACCGCCTGGAGCTGCGCATCGACCCCAACACCGGCTATTCCCCCGAGGTCTGCGAGCAACTCGCCAAGGATCTCGAACCGTACCGGCTTCAATATTTCGAACAGCCGATGCCCGAGGATCTGATCGACGACTCGGCCCGCATCCGGACCCTCACCTCGACCCCGCTGGCGCTGAACGAGTCGGTCACGACCCTGGCCCGCGTCCGTACGATCCTTGAAAAACAGGCGGCCGACGTGCTCTTGCCCGACACCTACCAGTGCGGCGGCATCTGGGCCACGAAGCTGGTGGCCGAGGTCGCCGCGTCGGCCGGGGTCCCTTGCGTCGTCCACTGCTCGCACGACCTGGGGCCGAAGACCGCCGCCATGCTGCACCTGGCCGCCAGTACGCCGAATTTTCCCCTGGCCAACGATTGTACGTATTACGGACTGGTTGATGATGTGATTACCCATCCCTTTTCGATCGAGTCGGGCCGCATGGCGGTTCCCGAAGCTCCGGGCCTCGGCATCGAGGTCGATCTGGAAAAGGTTCGCAAGTATCAACTCGACGCTTCGTCATCCTGA
- a CDS encoding outer membrane protein assembly factor BamB family protein has protein sequence MIRRFRYGWSRSVDCFRTTPKRKGWLALGCVVGALGTGLGFGASSALGQVMMEMVAPPLSNEEPGRPIQLPPASTEVKEAIDDFERFARRSAWERAFKALDGIPDEQNKRFVDRDDGFIIRVSERRRALLATLPPEGREAYRLFADAEAQRLLDQAVGDAEQETLERLFAASFLTSAGDDAADRLGDLYFEDGRFDRAAGCWLAILREYPDSDLPPAQIAVKAALALHRAGRASEAEELRQEIRDRYAGEQVLIAGSRVDPNVFLDQVMTEEAAERSPSANAEEAAPVLGELQEAAWQVRFGDSVVAGMSEQELQQWKANPFSLAVPGTATDGSRLFVNYLSHLFAVDLDTGKMLWRSAPFHDLNAAVSQNQGRVIDPTRYLIVAVGERVLSLERDVRDQSYNAPYRLVCRRADSGDVVWQSTDLTEMANLDPIGPPLPVGDRVFIVARSATNQQPQQGPGLFVLAIEPSDGTVLWKAEVGTLRQGQQRIYYGMPFQEAQPQLVHRGGAVFLDTHAGVLVRLDAETGDLAWGYAYETEPVSGTGGRVFFSSNRVPDPVTVAGRPIEVDGALVVKGAKSGRIAAIDPDRMTLRWDRPMSQSARLLGAVGRSVILGGPEVDALDVDSERLQWSIRLPGGSYDGRPIIRDDGIWHLTPRGIFELDPQTGRVRRIVRGDDTGSIGGDLLLTDRLLIAVSNRTIAAYERRPREKDLDLNLDDASAQTTDEGEQ, from the coding sequence GTGATTCGACGATTCCGGTATGGTTGGTCCCGGTCGGTCGATTGCTTCCGAACGACGCCGAAGCGGAAAGGCTGGCTTGCCCTGGGGTGCGTGGTGGGCGCCCTCGGGACTGGACTCGGGTTCGGGGCGAGCTCGGCACTCGGCCAGGTCATGATGGAGATGGTGGCCCCGCCGCTCTCGAACGAGGAGCCGGGGCGGCCGATCCAGCTTCCACCGGCCTCGACCGAGGTGAAGGAAGCGATCGACGACTTCGAACGGTTTGCCCGTCGATCGGCCTGGGAACGGGCCTTCAAAGCGCTCGACGGCATTCCCGACGAGCAGAACAAACGGTTCGTCGATCGGGACGATGGCTTCATCATCCGAGTCTCCGAGCGTCGGCGCGCCTTGCTGGCGACCCTTCCCCCCGAAGGACGCGAAGCCTACCGTCTGTTCGCCGATGCCGAGGCGCAACGTCTGCTCGATCAGGCCGTCGGCGACGCCGAGCAGGAGACGCTCGAACGGCTCTTTGCCGCCTCGTTCCTCACCTCGGCCGGAGATGACGCGGCTGATCGGCTGGGTGACCTGTATTTTGAAGACGGGCGGTTCGATCGGGCGGCCGGGTGCTGGCTGGCGATCCTCCGGGAGTATCCCGATTCCGACCTCCCTCCGGCCCAGATCGCCGTGAAAGCGGCCCTGGCGCTGCACCGGGCGGGGCGAGCCTCGGAGGCAGAGGAGCTTCGCCAGGAGATCCGGGATCGATACGCCGGCGAGCAGGTGCTCATTGCCGGGTCGAGGGTCGATCCCAACGTGTTCCTCGATCAGGTCATGACGGAGGAAGCGGCAGAGCGCTCCCCTTCGGCCAATGCCGAGGAGGCCGCGCCGGTTCTCGGCGAATTGCAAGAGGCGGCCTGGCAGGTGCGGTTCGGCGATTCGGTCGTCGCCGGGATGTCGGAGCAAGAGCTGCAACAGTGGAAGGCCAACCCGTTCAGCCTGGCGGTGCCGGGAACGGCAACGGACGGATCTCGGCTGTTTGTGAATTACCTGAGCCACCTCTTCGCGGTGGATCTGGACACCGGCAAGATGCTCTGGCGATCGGCCCCGTTTCACGACCTGAATGCGGCGGTCTCACAGAATCAAGGGAGAGTCATCGACCCCACCCGCTATCTGATTGTCGCCGTGGGTGAGCGGGTGCTGAGTCTCGAACGGGACGTCCGTGACCAGAGTTACAATGCGCCGTATCGCCTGGTGTGCCGTCGAGCGGACTCGGGAGACGTGGTCTGGCAATCGACCGACCTGACGGAGATGGCCAACCTCGACCCGATCGGCCCCCCCCTGCCCGTCGGCGATCGGGTCTTCATCGTCGCCAGGTCGGCGACGAACCAGCAACCCCAGCAGGGGCCGGGCCTGTTCGTGCTGGCGATCGAGCCGAGCGACGGCACGGTCCTCTGGAAGGCCGAGGTCGGCACGCTTCGGCAAGGCCAGCAGCGGATTTATTACGGAATGCCGTTTCAGGAGGCTCAGCCGCAGCTCGTGCACCGAGGGGGGGCGGTCTTTCTCGACACCCACGCGGGAGTGCTCGTTCGGCTGGACGCCGAGACGGGGGATCTGGCCTGGGGCTATGCCTATGAGACCGAGCCGGTGTCGGGAACCGGCGGGCGAGTCTTCTTTTCCTCGAACCGCGTGCCGGACCCGGTGACGGTCGCGGGTCGTCCGATCGAGGTCGACGGAGCGCTCGTGGTGAAAGGGGCCAAGTCGGGCCGGATCGCCGCCATCGACCCGGACCGGATGACCCTGCGGTGGGACCGGCCGATGTCCCAATCGGCCCGATTGCTGGGAGCGGTCGGACGCTCGGTGATCCTCGGAGGGCCGGAAGTCGATGCGCTTGATGTCGATTCCGAGAGGTTGCAGTGGTCGATCCGATTGCCCGGCGGCAGCTACGACGGCCGCCCGATCATTCGAGACGACGGCATCTGGCACCTGACCCCTCGGGGCATCTTCGAGCTGGACCCGCAGACCGGCCGCGTGCGGCGGATCGTCCGGGGAGACGACACTGGATCGATCGGCGGCGATCTGCTGCTGACCGAT
- the gcvT gene encoding glycine cleavage system aminomethyltransferase GcvT — MSTVELLKTPLYDWHKAHRGRLVEFGGWAMPVQYSSIVEEHQAVRQRVGLFDISHMGRLSFNGPDALAWLQRVTTNDVARLAPGRIQYSLICDDEGGILDDVLVYHLTEGDAYGLVCNASNRLRVVEQFEQNRGSFNATMADSTLDTAMIAIQGPAALLTLQELFEGPPLAEQGYYSHTSGQVLGTRASASRTGYTGEDGFELIVHRDVVEAAWLELLECGLNRGIRPCGLGARDTLRFEAAMPLYGHELSESVNPFAAGLAPFVKLDKGDFVGRDALARLKDAPGAARIGLKLPGRKIARQGCGVLQQGTLIGTVTSGTFAPTLQQSLAMALVTPEAPPIGTELVVEIRGHREPAEVVELPFYRRPRS, encoded by the coding sequence ATGTCCACCGTCGAACTCCTGAAAACCCCCCTCTACGACTGGCACAAGGCCCACCGCGGCCGGCTGGTTGAGTTCGGCGGCTGGGCGATGCCGGTCCAGTATTCGAGCATCGTCGAGGAACACCAGGCCGTCCGTCAGCGTGTCGGCCTGTTCGACATCAGCCACATGGGCCGCCTCAGCTTCAATGGTCCCGACGCCCTGGCCTGGCTCCAGCGTGTGACGACCAACGACGTCGCCCGCCTCGCCCCCGGCCGCATTCAATACAGCCTGATTTGCGATGACGAGGGGGGAATCCTCGACGACGTCCTTGTCTACCACCTGACCGAAGGCGACGCCTACGGCCTTGTCTGCAACGCCTCGAACCGCCTTCGCGTGGTCGAGCAGTTCGAGCAGAACCGCGGCTCCTTCAACGCGACGATGGCCGATTCGACCCTCGACACCGCCATGATCGCCATTCAAGGGCCGGCCGCGCTGCTGACCCTTCAGGAACTGTTCGAAGGGCCTCCCCTCGCCGAACAAGGCTACTACAGCCACACCTCCGGCCAGGTGCTCGGCACCCGAGCCTCGGCCAGCCGAACCGGATACACCGGCGAAGACGGCTTCGAGCTGATCGTCCACCGCGACGTGGTCGAGGCCGCCTGGCTCGAACTGCTCGAATGCGGCCTCAATCGCGGCATCCGCCCCTGCGGCCTCGGCGCCCGAGACACGCTCCGCTTCGAGGCCGCCATGCCCCTCTACGGCCACGAGCTGAGCGAATCGGTCAACCCCTTCGCCGCCGGCCTCGCCCCGTTCGTGAAGCTCGACAAGGGTGACTTCGTCGGCCGAGACGCCCTGGCTCGCCTGAAGGATGCCCCCGGCGCCGCCCGGATCGGCCTGAAGCTTCCGGGCCGCAAGATCGCTCGCCAGGGCTGCGGCGTCCTTCAGCAAGGCACCCTGATCGGTACCGTCACCTCCGGTACCTTCGCCCCGACCCTCCAACAGAGCCTCGCCATGGCCCTCGTCACCCCCGAGGCTCCTCCGATCGGCACCGAGCTTGTGGTCGAGATCCGCGGCCACCGCGAACCGGCCGAGGTTGTGGAATTGCCCTTCTACCGCCGCCCCCGATCCTGA
- the gcvH gene encoding glycine cleavage system protein GcvH, giving the protein MDPKDLKYAPTHEWVSIDGDVATVGLSTFAVEQLTDLIMIDLSHATPGTTLSAGDSFGEVESVKSVNDLYSPLSGEVIEVNASVADDVNQIAQDPLGSGWILKLRPSNPDAELPKLLDYDAYQKKVAEDSH; this is encoded by the coding sequence ATGGACCCCAAGGATCTCAAGTACGCCCCCACTCACGAATGGGTCTCGATCGACGGTGACGTGGCGACCGTCGGCCTCTCGACCTTCGCCGTCGAGCAGCTCACCGACCTCATCATGATCGACCTCTCCCACGCCACTCCTGGCACCACCCTTTCCGCTGGCGACTCCTTCGGCGAGGTCGAGAGCGTCAAGTCCGTCAACGACCTCTACTCCCCCCTCTCCGGCGAGGTCATCGAGGTCAACGCCTCCGTCGCCGACGACGTCAACCAGATCGCCCAGGACCCCCTCGGCTCCGGCTGGATCCTCAAGCTTCGCCCCTCCAATCCCGACGCCGAGCTCCCCAAGCTCCTCGACTACGACGCCTATCAGAAGAAGGTCGCCGAGGATTCGCACTGA